From Argopecten irradians isolate NY chromosome 12, Ai_NY, whole genome shotgun sequence, one genomic window encodes:
- the LOC138336441 gene encoding proline-rich proteoglycan 2-like has translation MGAGIGDGTLRARGKKKRIYIPALPMPLATLCCVLNFILPGLGTIVAGLCVCCCSRNEDMGGGEQCGSCTLSILIGLLQLILTALVIGWVWSCVWGVMMIGMSTEYYHDNPAHSDTSSYPVNPEHQGNPGNQYGSPGQTGVPPNQTYPYQQGQSGYQPGPGGYQPAPGGYQQVPQPGPAGYQPGPGGYQPGQQPPYNQPQPYQPTAQPYQPQAGPPMGGFPPPQPNPKMAPQGPPQVPPYSDNRVEPSAPMEPPPPYSPT, from the exons ATGGGCGCTGGAATTGGTGATGGGACCCTAAGGGCCCGGGGGAAGAAGAAAAGGATATACATTCCAGCCCTTCCTATGCCCCTGGCGACACTCTGCTGTGTGCTGAACTTCATACTGCCTGGACTTG GGACCATTGTGGCGGGGTTATGTGTGTGTTGCTGTTCCCGGAACGAGGACATGGGAGGAGGGGAGCAGTGCGGAAGTTGTACTCTCAGCATTCTGATTGGTCTGTTACAGCTCATTCTAACGGCCCTTGTCATTGGTTGGGTCTGGTCATGTGTCTGGGGCGTCATGATGATTGGCATGTCCA CTGAGTATTACCATGACAATCCGGCACATAGCGACACATCGTCATATCCGGTTAACCCAGAACACCAAGGTAACCCTGGTAACCAATATGGATCTCCGGGACAGACTGGGGTCCCTCCAAACCAAACATATCCCTACCAACAAGGACAAAGCGGTTATCAACCAGGTCCAGGCGGCTATCAACCAGCACCAGGCGGGTATCAACAGGTCCCGCAACCAGGACCTGCCGGCTACCAGCCAGGGCCAGGTGGTTATCAACCGGGCCAACAACCGCCCTACAACCAACCGCAACCGTATCAGCCAACAGCTCAACCGTATCAGCCACAGGCGGGGCCTCCTATGGGAGGGTTCCCTCCGCCTCAGCCAAATCCTAAAATGGCGCCTCAAGGCCCGCCACAGGTGCCTCCGTACTCGGATAACAGAGTGGAACCATCAGCTCCAATGGAGCCACCGCCACCTTATTCACCAACATGA
- the LOC138336440 gene encoding uncharacterized protein, with amino-acid sequence MAGNQWQPHNVQYPQSSSAHESDGSYLLQEGICLFGHLDDSREGGHGPRDPWLIGHESDGQAEFDNTSHQTGSQMLNNSAGNEEQNLAGSDQNVVVERNRRQVDLNQIVRSESFVDGRQTQEPTAPNVPTRPEVPTSLADVLHAVPYVYNNDNNQRPNPRLQNDRHDSYSHRGHTRIDMALLTARPPGQDESEPEVVDEFIVPILPIPMAIACCLMNFAAPGLGTIVAGMCMPCCGDAEEMSRRRKLCSGAAVVGVGFLQLLLTACFLVGWIWSAIWGLSLVGTSLDYYEKPHEVSSWRNRVSSARAQSDSTCECFSRPLGSGRRRPRSNFIYPMRAPSDIDRDSPPPPYVMFATPPPSYSPPSPADGVVTGQLPTEDLSENNQVQNPSSANRCAVCQKDFSTEEHRFSCRRCTDIVCSHCYTKRVPFQGGDYSIVCDVCYTDHLEMEADLEAHI; translated from the exons ATGGCGGGAAACCAGTGGCAACCCCATAATGTTCAGTACCCGCAGTCATCGTCGGCGCACGAGTCAGATGGATCATACCTTCTACAAGAAGGCATATGTCTGTTTGGACATTTGGACGACTCACGTGAAGGTGGACATGGACCCAGAGATCCATGGTTAATAGGACACGAGAGCGATGGACAAGCCGAATTCGATAACACATCACATCAAACGGGGTCACAGATGCTGAATAATTCGGCGGGAAACGAAGAACAAAATCTGGCGGGCAGTGATCAAAATGTTGTTGTAGAAAGAAATCGGAGACAAGTGGACTTAAATCAGATTGTTAGATCTGAAAGTTTCGTAGATGGTCGTCAGACACAGGAGCCAACGGCACCAAACGTGCCTACACGACCGGAAGTACCTACGTCACTTGCGGATGTTTTACATGCGGTACCGTACGTttacaataatgacaataaccAAAGACCGAATCCACGTTTGCAGAACGATCGACATGATTCCTATTCACACCGGGGCCATACCCGGATAGACATGGCTTTGTTGACAGCCCGACCCCCCGGACAGGACGAATCTGAACCGGAAGTTGTGGATGAGTTTATCGTACCCATTTTGCCTATCCCTATGGCAATCGCCTGCTGTCTAATGAACTTCGCCGCACCCGGACTAG GGACTATAGTTGCTGGGATGTGCATGCCATGCTGTGGAGATGCCGAGGAAATGTCTCGGCGCCGGAAGTTGTGTTCTGGCGCAGCCGTAGTAGGTGTTGGATTTCTTCAGCTTCTTCTTACCGCATGTTTCCTTGTCGGCTGGATTTGGAGCGCCATCTGGGGGTTATCACTCGTTGGTACATCAT TGGATTACTACGAGAAGCCACATGAAGTATCAAGTTGGAGAAACCGTGTAAGTAGTGCGCGTGCTCAATCAGACAGTACATGTGAATGTTTTTCCCGGCCATTGGGATCCGGCAGACGACGGCCTCGTTCTAACTTCATTTACCCGATGAGAGCGCCATCTGACATCGACAGAGATAGCCCGCCACCACCCTACGTTATGTTTGCTACTCCCCCTCCATCATACAGCCCGCCATCCCCCGCTGATGGCGTCGTTACAGGACAG CTCCCAACGGAAGACCTGTCCGAAAATAACCAAGTCCAGAACCCTAGCTCTGCAAATCGATGTGCCGTATGTCAAAAGGACTTCTCCACGGAAGAACACAGG TTTTCCTGTCGACGGTGTACAGATATTGTGTGTAGCCACTGCTACACAAAGCGTGTTCCTTTTCAAGGGGGAGACTACTCTATTGTATGTGATGTTTGCTATACTGATCATCTCGAGATGGAAGCGGATCTAGAGGCACACATATAG